The window GTGCGTTGTGAAGATTTCTTATCCTCTTTTTTGTATTCCTtcatatttattgaattttttttttaatttacaaatcacagagaaatgttttaaaggcccatcataaaaaataaaaacaaacagaaaagagGAGCGTGGGAAGAGTACTTACTACTATGGGATCCTCTATATCAAGCATTCCAATATTATTGACCAACATGTCGCCATATTCTCCGGTGCACCAAACTGCCACTCGAAGAAGACTTTCCTGCTTAACATGTCAGCATAGGCATAAAGGCATGCCCACTAGAATAAATGGTGTGTGTCTGGTGAGGGGAACAATTTGGTGTTTACTTCTCAAAAGAGGACGACTAATACCTGCTCACTAGATCTCTGAAATGCTCTGTACAGGG of the Cucurbita pepo subsp. pepo cultivar mu-cu-16 unplaced genomic scaffold, ASM280686v2 Cp4.1_scaffold002872, whole genome shotgun sequence genome contains:
- the LOC111786811 gene encoding AP-1 complex subunit gamma-1-like isoform X2, with the protein product MLKVLSEAGNFVKDEVWHALIVVISNASDLHGYTVRALYRAFQRSSEQESLLRVAVWCTGEYGDMLVNNIGMLDIEDPIVVSTLPTLLFSVCFYFL
- the LOC111786811 gene encoding AP-1 complex subunit gamma-1-like isoform X1 produces the protein MLKVLSEAGNFVKDEVWHALIVVISNASDLHGYTVRALYRAFQRSSEQQESLLRVAVWCTGEYGDMLVNNIGMLDIEDPIVVSTLPTLLFSVCFYFL